Proteins from a genomic interval of Lolium perenne isolate Kyuss_39 chromosome 1, Kyuss_2.0, whole genome shotgun sequence:
- the LOC139834991 gene encoding uncharacterized protein, with the protein MVGFSSSGSDPFNSSRSGRSNPFAGPSVAVIRDIPIAERVPVKLSTTAANFFSWKMYFGLLFREYDLLDHVDVTIDLLAMPHDPEWLAIDATIIHWFYQTVSNDILRTVVRHGDSAHTVWAKITSLFTDKKIQRVTFLQQEFFGTHQNDLSLDEYALKLKSLSDELRDLEFPIDDKIMLSTLSAGLGEYLSNAASNLTLLTTPTFEQAVAYLRLEERRLKHLRARAAHTTFVAGFSRGAQTPAPAPQRLVPRAGPTGPWTSHAGAQAGPWNGQTAPSGGSRRGRRGRGGGGNGGANTTAPAPRPPQYTAPPPRTVGHNPWTGVVHAYSMPVPRAPYPGIMGTRPTTHQAFYVAPQPAPAYAAPPGFGPMGSRAPDRPPERPLRWGDGRTRMLLHRCDSPDDLYPVGAASTTTGRPLTLSAGVDLWHARLGHPSSTTLGQIMQGFSFTYVAATLAAFFAFISTQFGRPIHALQTDNGKDFDNITIRSLLATHGAVFRLTCPYTSSQNGRAERMLRTLNDCVRTLPFHASMPPRFWLDALATATLLVNIRPCRVRWSYTPHHLLYGAPPTYDDLRIFGCRCYPNTAATAAHKLAPRSLPCVFLGYPANTEGYRCYDPVSHRVLTSRHMYFDELVFPFQQGLLTTPPTTPPAPAGPPVAARTVD; encoded by the exons ATGGTCGGTTTCTCCTCCTCCGGCTCCGACCCCTTCAACTCCTCCCGCTCTGGTAGAAGCAACCCCTTCGCCGGCCCCTCCGTCGCCGTCATCCGCGACATCCCCATCGCCGAGCGCGTGCCGGTGAAGCTCTCCACCACCGCTGCCAACTTCTTCTCATGGAAGATGTACTTCGGGCTGCTCTTCCGCGAGTATGATCTCCTTGATCACGTCGACGTCACCATCGACCTCCTCGCCATGCCGCACGACCCAGAGTGGCTCGCGATCGATGCCACCATCATCCACTGGTTCTACCAGACCGTCTCCAACGACATCCTCCGCACCGTCGTCCGCCACGGTGACTCCGCCCACACGGTCTGGGCCAAGATCACCAGTCTCTTCACCGACAAGAAAATCCAGCGGGTCACCTTCCTCCAGCAGGAGTTCTTCGGCACCCACCAGAACGACCTGTCTCTCGACGAGTACGCCCTCAAGCTGAAGAGCCTCTCCGATGAGCTCCGTGACTTGGAGTTCCCGATCGATGACAAGATCATGCtgtccaccctgtcagcaggtctCGGCGAGTATCTCAGCAacgccgcctccaacctcacGCTCCTCACCACGCCCACCTTCGAGCAGGCCGTGGCCTACCTGCGCCTCGAGGAGCGCCGCCTCAAGCATCTCCGGGCTCGGGCGGCCCACACCACCTTCGTCGCCGGCTTCTCCCGCGGTGCCCAGACTCCCGCGCCCGCGCCCCAACGCCTCGTCCCACGG gccggccCGACCGGACCGTGGACCAGCCACGCCGGCGCCCAGGCCGGCCCCTGGAACGGGCAGACGGCTCCTTCTGGCGGTagtcgccgcggccgtcgtggccgTGGCGGCGGTGGCAATGGTGGCGCCAACACCACCGCCCCCGCGCCTCGTCCCCCGCagtacaccgcccctccgccacgGACCGTCGGTCACAACCCATGGACCGGGGTCGTTCACGCCTACTCCATGCCCGTGCCGCGCGCCCCCTACCCGGGCATCATGGGGACGCGTCCGACCACCCACCAGGCATTCTACGTGGCGCCCCAGCCCGCCCCGGCCTACGCCGCCCCCCCCGGGTTCGGCCCCATGGGATCCCGCGCTCCTGACCGCCCTCCAGAGCGCCCCCTCCGCTGGGGc GATGGTCGTACCCGGATGCTCCTCCACCGATGTGACAGCCCCGACGATCTCTACCCTGTTGGCgcggcctccaccaccaccggtcGCCCACTCACCCTCTCCGCCGGTGTCGACCTTTGGCACGCCCGTCTTGGCCATCCTAGCTCCACCACTCTGGGTCAAATAATGCAAGGCTTCTCCTTTACTT ATGTTGCCGCCACCCTCGCCGCCTTCTTCGCCTTTATCTCCACTCAGTTCGGTCGCCCCATCCACGCCTTACAAACCGACAACGGCAAAGATTTCGACAACATCACCATTCGCTCACTTCTCGCCACCCACGGCGCCGTCTTCCGCCTCACGTGTCCATACACTTCTTCACAGAACGGCCGTGCCGAACGGATGCTTCGTACCCTCAACGACTGCGTCCGCACCCTTCCGTTCCACGCATCCATGCCCCCACGATTCTGGCTGGATGCTCTTGCCACGGCGACTCTCCTCGTCAACATCCGCCCGTGTCGTGTGCGTTGGTCATACACGCCGCATCACCTCCTCTACGGTGCGCCGCCCACTTATGATGACCTTCGCATCTTTGGCTGCCGGTGTTATCCTAACACTGCTGCCACCGCCGCACACAAGCTTGCGCCGCGCTCTCTCCCTTGTGTGTTTCTCGGCTACCCCGCCAACACCGAGGGCTACCGCTGTTACGACCCAGTCTCCCACCGTGTCCTCACCTCCCGGCACATGTACTTTGACGAGTTGGTTTTTCCGTTTCAGCAGGGACTTTTGACGACACCTCCGACGACGCCCCCGGCGCCCGCTGGCCCTCCTGTGGCCGCGCGGACTGTAGATTAG